A section of the Elizabethkingia anophelis R26 genome encodes:
- a CDS encoding shikimate dehydrogenase family protein: MEKPVKLGLIGKNISYSFSKQHFEQKFKKLMLSAYTYDLFDLQQIDEVAKLLEDADVRGFNVTIPYKEQVIAFLDELSDEARQIGAVNTVKVLADGRRKGFNTDAFGFEKTLLAHKKDYHTSALILGDGGAAKAVKYVLDKHNIAHKTVSRKSELNFDNLTSEIVKEHTLIIQTTPVGTFPNVENCLVFPFEGLSDKHLIIDLIYNPNYTKFIKNAAEKGAKTVNGYYMLEQQAEKAWEIWNLD, translated from the coding sequence ATGGAAAAACCTGTAAAACTAGGATTAATCGGTAAAAATATTTCTTATTCCTTCTCCAAGCAACATTTTGAGCAGAAATTCAAAAAGCTTATGCTTTCTGCTTATACGTACGATTTATTCGATCTGCAGCAGATTGATGAGGTTGCTAAGTTGTTAGAAGATGCAGATGTGAGAGGTTTTAATGTTACCATTCCTTATAAAGAACAGGTTATAGCTTTTTTGGACGAATTAAGCGATGAAGCCAGGCAGATAGGTGCTGTAAATACCGTAAAGGTTCTTGCTGATGGCAGAAGAAAAGGCTTCAATACAGATGCGTTTGGTTTTGAGAAGACTTTGCTTGCCCATAAAAAGGATTATCATACCTCGGCTCTTATTTTGGGAGACGGGGGAGCCGCAAAGGCTGTAAAATATGTGTTGGATAAACATAATATTGCTCATAAAACGGTTTCCAGAAAATCCGAACTGAATTTTGATAACCTTACCTCCGAAATTGTAAAGGAGCATACACTGATCATTCAGACCACTCCGGTTGGTACTTTTCCAAATGTTGAAAATTGCCTTGTGTTCCCGTTCGAAGGACTTTCAGATAAACATCTTATTATTGATTTAATCTACAATCCCAATTATACCAAATTCATAAAAAATGCTGCTGAAAAAGGAGCAAAAACAGTAAATGGCTATTATATGCTTGAACAACAGGCAGAAAAAGCATGGGAAATTTGGAATTTAGACTAA
- a CDS encoding ABC transporter permease, with translation MKSTPFYIAQRYLISKKGSQAVSFITSLSAFAMMVAVAAMFIIVSVFSGLIELNKKMISDIHADLTLSPEKGKAIPNIAKVTGILSKEQEIAHFSKVIEEKAYINYKGNGEIVYLRGVDSAYTKVNPIDSTVFYGKYPSFKYSNEVIMETQLNNRLEIPVASEDDYAQILMPRPGVGLISKEADIFNKKNFFTTGVFTNSQMASYIVAPLELSAELLGMPKNTAYSIVIKLKVPAKANEVRNRLMEKLGTGLTMKTKAEENAAFWKMINTEKLMIYLIFGLVIFITTFNLAGAIIIIQLDKKEQAKSLISMGMSMAKLRRVYFNTGILIVIFGVSVGLIVGSIICYLQQHFGFFKATAALPFPVKIEWKNYLIVAATALLFGIIISWIFSRGSKRQLRS, from the coding sequence TTGAAATCTACTCCGTTTTATATAGCACAACGTTACCTGATTTCTAAGAAAGGAAGTCAGGCAGTGAGTTTTATTACAAGTCTGTCCGCATTTGCTATGATGGTAGCGGTAGCGGCAATGTTTATTATTGTTTCTGTTTTTTCCGGGCTTATCGAGCTTAATAAGAAAATGATTTCAGATATTCATGCTGATCTTACATTGTCTCCGGAAAAAGGAAAAGCAATTCCGAATATTGCTAAAGTTACTGGGATCTTATCAAAAGAGCAGGAGATCGCACACTTTTCTAAAGTGATAGAAGAAAAAGCTTATATTAACTATAAAGGAAACGGAGAAATTGTTTACCTGAGAGGAGTAGATTCCGCTTATACGAAGGTAAATCCTATAGATTCAACAGTATTTTATGGGAAATATCCATCTTTTAAATATTCCAACGAAGTTATAATGGAAACCCAGCTGAACAACAGACTGGAAATTCCTGTAGCGTCCGAGGACGATTATGCTCAGATTCTGATGCCGCGCCCGGGTGTGGGACTTATCAGTAAGGAAGCAGATATTTTCAACAAAAAGAACTTTTTTACAACAGGTGTATTTACCAATAGCCAAATGGCAAGTTATATTGTAGCTCCGTTGGAATTGTCTGCTGAGCTGCTCGGAATGCCTAAAAATACAGCTTATTCAATTGTTATAAAACTCAAAGTTCCAGCAAAAGCCAATGAGGTAAGAAATCGCCTGATGGAAAAGCTGGGAACGGGACTGACAATGAAAACGAAAGCTGAAGAAAATGCTGCTTTTTGGAAAATGATCAACACCGAGAAACTAATGATTTATTTAATCTTCGGGTTGGTAATTTTTATTACAACTTTCAACCTTGCAGGAGCCATTATCATTATTCAGCTTGATAAGAAAGAGCAGGCAAAATCCCTTATTTCAATGGGGATGTCTATGGCAAAGCTCAGAAGAGTTTACTTCAATACCGGAATACTTATTGTGATATTCGGCGTATCGGTAGGATTGATCGTAGGCTCTATTATCTGCTATTTGCAGCAGCATTTTGGTTTCTTTAAAGCCACTGCAGCATTGCCTTTCCCTGTGAAAATAGAGTGGAAGAATTACCTTATTGTAGCTGCTACAGCGCTTTTATTCGGAATAATTATTTCCTGGATATTCTCCAGAGGAAGCAAGCGCCAGCTGAGAAGCTAA
- the rbfA gene encoding 30S ribosome-binding factor RbfA produces MESNRQRKVAQLIQEDLAELFRQQAANAGQNLLITVSGVRVTADLGVAKVYLSIFPPELRKNIMKEIEENKAVYRNFMGQKMGKQVRIIPQLSFFLDTSLDDAERIEKELKGEGDNPVL; encoded by the coding sequence ATGGAGAGTAACAGACAAAGGAAAGTAGCACAACTTATACAAGAAGACTTAGCAGAACTTTTTCGCCAACAGGCTGCCAATGCAGGGCAAAACCTGTTAATTACTGTTTCCGGTGTACGGGTAACAGCAGATTTAGGAGTAGCTAAAGTGTACCTGAGTATTTTTCCACCGGAGCTGAGAAAGAATATTATGAAAGAGATTGAAGAGAATAAAGCTGTTTACCGCAACTTTATGGGACAAAAGATGGGGAAGCAGGTTCGTATTATTCCTCAGCTAAGTTTCTTTCTGGATACTTCGCTGGATGATGCAGAACGTATAGAAAAAGAATTAAAAGGCGAAGGCGATAATCCTGTTTTATAA
- the mce gene encoding methylmalonyl-CoA epimerase, whose product MLDKIEHLGIAVKSLEISDSLFAKLIGREAYKMEEVEREGVKTSFYQIGESKIELLESTREDSPISKFIEKKGEGVHHIAFGVDDIYAEIERLKKEGFEFISEEPKDGADNKIVVFLHPKSTNGVLIELCQEKR is encoded by the coding sequence ATGCTGGATAAAATTGAACATCTTGGTATCGCTGTGAAAAGTCTGGAAATTTCAGATTCCCTTTTCGCTAAACTTATAGGCAGAGAAGCTTATAAAATGGAGGAAGTAGAACGCGAAGGGGTAAAAACAAGCTTTTACCAGATTGGCGAAAGCAAAATCGAATTACTGGAAAGCACACGTGAAGATAGCCCTATCTCAAAATTCATAGAAAAAAAGGGTGAAGGTGTCCATCATATCGCCTTTGGAGTCGACGATATCTATGCTGAAATAGAAAGATTAAAAAAAGAAGGCTTTGAATTTATTTCTGAAGAACCAAAGGATGGTGCTGATAATAAGATCGTTGTATTCCTACACCCTAAATCCACCAACGGGGTACTGATAGAATTATGCCAAGAAAAGCGCTAA
- a CDS encoding GLPGLI family protein: MKIFIIKYIFLLSFFIVTLLSGQSISIEYILNYKPSLESNKKVQQIYYLDLLNNESVFRTKKMRQSDSLKKVTGYGLGNSTIFNDHLYIKKELKNNSVYKFITMPTSMDKFNIKIKEPLNWQLTSDTKTINNLKCQKAEVEYAGRQWIAWFTDEINVSDGPYIFKGLPGLIVQISDKDENYVFKLSKINKNTNTSLFIANAGKEISWDDFRKIQLDYYNDPFTYIKSQNIKAVTDDGMGGLKKIDFREMTLSHREKMRENDNQVEKDRIIKYPK; this comes from the coding sequence ATGAAAATATTTATAATAAAATACATTTTCTTGCTATCATTTTTTATAGTTACATTATTAAGTGGTCAAAGTATTAGTATTGAGTACATTTTGAATTATAAGCCATCATTAGAAAGCAATAAGAAAGTACAGCAGATATATTACTTAGATTTATTAAATAATGAATCTGTTTTTCGCACCAAGAAAATGAGACAATCTGACTCTCTAAAAAAAGTAACTGGATATGGACTTGGGAACTCTACAATATTTAATGACCATTTATATATAAAAAAAGAGCTGAAAAATAATTCTGTATATAAATTCATTACCATGCCAACAAGTATGGATAAATTCAATATAAAAATTAAAGAACCTTTAAATTGGCAACTTACTTCAGATACTAAAACTATTAATAATTTAAAATGTCAAAAAGCTGAAGTAGAATATGCAGGAAGGCAATGGATTGCTTGGTTTACAGATGAAATAAATGTATCAGACGGTCCATATATATTTAAAGGCTTACCAGGATTAATTGTTCAAATCTCCGATAAAGACGAAAATTATGTGTTTAAACTTTCAAAAATTAATAAGAATACTAATACATCATTATTTATTGCTAATGCAGGTAAGGAGATAAGTTGGGATGATTTTAGAAAAATACAGTTGGATTATTATAATGACCCCTTTACATATATAAAATCACAAAACATAAAGGCTGTTACCGATGATGGAATGGGTGGATTAAAAAAAATAGATTTTAGGGAGATGACATTATCTCATCGCGAAAAGATGAGGGAGAACGATAATCAGGTAGAAAAAGATAGAATAATAAAATATCCTAAATAA
- a CDS encoding bacteriocin-like protein, with protein MKNLKKLSRNNLKAVHGGDEEKVPALDMCTPGQNDECKAYGLECGLYWTRDWKAMRCI; from the coding sequence ATGAAAAATCTAAAAAAACTTTCTAGAAATAATTTAAAAGCAGTACATGGTGGAGATGAAGAAAAAGTTCCAGCATTAGACATGTGTACTCCTGGGCAAAATGATGAATGCAAAGCTTATGGTTTGGAATGTGGATTATATTGGACACGTGATTGGAAAGCTATGAGATGCATATAA
- a CDS encoding DUF5694 domain-containing protein — translation MKKTILILGIFICANLSAQKVKVLNFATFHMVYTPDKHKVKFDQNDEKSKSETYEIAKTLAQFKPTIICVEIVPERNEELNNDYSNFLKNKDYKTKIGGEVALIAYEIGKMSGVKKIYGIDEQATAPYNYNIGNELENQVDSLTSKNYTNSVYKEFSEIGKLSTLDKLKTFNSKEALEKFININADILTYISTKGNFEGADEASKFYRRNLRIFSNLNQIPVTKDDRIFIIMGATHTAFLNEFMKRSPKYELVNAADYMK, via the coding sequence ATGAAAAAGACTATTTTAATCCTTGGGATTTTTATTTGCGCAAACCTGTCTGCGCAAAAAGTGAAAGTTTTAAATTTTGCGACCTTTCACATGGTGTATACACCAGATAAACATAAAGTGAAATTTGATCAAAATGATGAAAAGAGTAAATCCGAAACTTATGAAATAGCCAAAACGCTGGCGCAGTTCAAGCCTACAATAATTTGTGTGGAAATAGTTCCTGAAAGAAATGAAGAATTGAATAATGACTATTCTAACTTTTTAAAGAATAAAGATTACAAAACTAAAATAGGTGGAGAAGTTGCTCTGATTGCTTATGAAATTGGCAAAATGTCAGGAGTAAAAAAGATTTATGGTATCGATGAACAGGCTACAGCGCCATATAACTATAATATTGGAAATGAATTGGAAAACCAGGTAGACAGCCTGACTTCAAAGAATTACACCAATAGCGTTTATAAAGAATTTTCTGAAATTGGAAAGTTATCAACACTGGATAAACTGAAGACTTTTAATTCTAAAGAAGCTCTGGAGAAGTTCATTAATATCAATGCGGATATTTTAACCTATATCAGTACCAAAGGAAATTTTGAGGGAGCTGATGAAGCAAGTAAATTTTACAGAAGAAACCTGAGGATTTTTTCAAATTTAAATCAGATTCCGGTTACTAAAGATGACAGAATATTTATCATTATGGGCGCTACACATACAGCTTTCCTTAATGAATTCATGAAACGCAGTCCAAAATATGAACTTGTAAATGCAGCAGATTATATGAAGTAG
- a CDS encoding response regulator transcription factor, whose translation MDFNPLFSTKNRIDNLSYKDLLQTSDYIEIVKAFSRITYQSIYIIDYQSKAFEFVSDNPLFLAGLTPEQVLSMGYDFYQRFVPAEDLQMLIDINNSGFEFYEKIPLEERKQYVISYDFHIQNASGKFILINHKLTPVFLTEEGKIWKSMCVVSLSTNTSSGNVTIGKLNSDLLWEMDLMTNKWSERKKTNLTERETEILRFYNQGLSINEIAEKIFISVDTVKFHRRKLFDKLEVNNINEALAYVIHHKLL comes from the coding sequence ATGGATTTCAACCCTTTATTTTCTACTAAAAACAGAATAGATAACCTCTCTTACAAAGATCTGTTACAAACCTCTGATTATATAGAAATTGTAAAAGCTTTTTCACGGATTACCTACCAGAGTATTTACATTATAGATTATCAATCCAAAGCTTTCGAGTTTGTTTCGGACAATCCTTTATTTCTTGCTGGTTTAACACCAGAACAGGTATTATCTATGGGCTATGACTTTTATCAAAGATTTGTACCTGCTGAAGATTTGCAAATGCTGATTGACATTAACAATTCGGGGTTTGAATTCTATGAAAAAATACCACTGGAAGAAAGGAAACAATATGTTATATCCTATGATTTTCATATACAGAATGCAAGCGGAAAATTTATTTTAATCAACCATAAGCTTACACCAGTTTTTCTGACTGAGGAAGGAAAGATTTGGAAATCCATGTGTGTTGTCTCCCTTTCTACAAACACTTCGTCGGGAAACGTGACTATAGGAAAACTAAATTCTGATTTGTTATGGGAAATGGATCTTATGACCAATAAATGGTCTGAGCGTAAAAAGACAAATCTTACGGAAAGGGAAACTGAAATATTGCGTTTTTATAATCAAGGCCTCAGCATTAATGAAATAGCCGAAAAAATCTTTATTTCGGTAGATACAGTCAAATTCCACCGTCGAAAATTATTCGACAAATTGGAGGTGAATAATATCAACGAAGCCTTGGCTTACGTAATACATCATAAGTTATTGTAA
- a CDS encoding DsbA family protein, whose amino-acid sequence MMKLIYIMDPLCGWCYGNSDNILELFEKYKNEIKFEILPGGMWVGENVRRQSPQMVSFFLRHDTAVEEHTGIEFGNAYRELLKQEIVLDSEIPSRAIVTIQNIAPELTVPFMVAVQKARYYFGKDLNLDETYLSIAENLGIDEQTFLDYFHSDKAKKETQNTFQKAVQFAQSFPTMLVENNGEYTVIEQGYASLSDLEKRIEALKN is encoded by the coding sequence ATGATGAAACTAATATACATAATGGATCCACTTTGTGGGTGGTGTTACGGCAATTCGGACAATATACTGGAATTGTTTGAAAAGTATAAAAACGAAATAAAATTTGAGATTCTTCCCGGTGGAATGTGGGTTGGTGAAAACGTACGAAGACAATCGCCACAAATGGTCAGTTTCTTTCTGCGTCACGATACAGCAGTTGAAGAACACACCGGAATAGAGTTTGGTAATGCCTACAGAGAATTGTTGAAACAGGAAATAGTATTAGACAGCGAAATCCCTTCAAGAGCTATTGTAACCATACAGAATATAGCTCCTGAATTAACGGTTCCTTTTATGGTAGCAGTACAAAAAGCAAGGTATTATTTTGGAAAAGATTTGAATCTGGATGAAACTTATCTTTCTATTGCAGAGAATTTAGGGATCGATGAACAAACATTTCTTGATTATTTTCACTCTGACAAAGCCAAAAAGGAAACCCAAAATACCTTTCAGAAAGCTGTACAATTTGCACAATCTTTCCCTACTATGCTGGTAGAAAATAATGGTGAGTATACGGTTATTGAACAAGGTTATGCCTCTCTTTCTGATCTTGAAAAACGTATTGAAGCATTAAAAAACTAA
- a CDS encoding nuclear transport factor 2 family protein, producing MTNLEIVKSTYEGKTSEENGRALAAHVAENVQWTEAKGFPYAGTYTGLEEITKNVFSRLGSEWIDYKFTPEDYVASDNKVVAFGTYTGINKVTNKAFAARVAHIWHLEHGEIVKFEQFVDSKTVTDAMQ from the coding sequence ATGACCAATTTAGAAATTGTAAAAAGCACTTATGAAGGAAAGACTTCGGAAGAAAACGGAAGAGCATTAGCAGCTCACGTTGCAGAAAATGTACAATGGACTGAAGCAAAAGGTTTCCCGTATGCAGGAACATATACAGGTCTGGAGGAAATTACAAAAAATGTTTTCAGCCGTCTTGGAAGCGAATGGATTGATTACAAATTCACACCGGAAGATTATGTGGCCAGTGATAACAAAGTAGTGGCCTTCGGAACTTATACAGGAATAAATAAAGTCACTAACAAAGCTTTTGCGGCAAGAGTAGCACACATCTGGCATCTGGAGCATGGTGAAATTGTTAAGTTTGAACAGTTTGTAGACAGCAAAACTGTAACGGATGCAATGCAATAA
- a CDS encoding MBL fold metallo-hydrolase encodes MKSVFKTTLFTILTLFTMSGKAQNFKTIQAGKFNLDVFNASENSFGVASVIVSGKTDAVLIDAQFTLADAETVAQKIKTSGKNLKAIYISHNDPDFYFGLEVFKRHFPGVTAYATPKVVDAIAQTAQKKLDVWGGQLGAAVTSNVVLPQVLKGNSIELEGEKLEITGLEDFPARTFVYIPSAKAVVGGINVFGNSFNLWMADAQTPEARSNWIKVLDKIIALKPSIVIPVHGKLTDATDLTSVKHTKDYILFYEEALKTNSTSEALIKTIKAKYPALTFETALQIGAKVNTGEMKW; translated from the coding sequence ATGAAATCAGTATTTAAAACAACATTATTCACAATTTTAACATTATTCACTATGTCAGGTAAAGCACAAAATTTTAAAACAATTCAGGCAGGTAAATTTAATCTGGATGTATTCAATGCTTCAGAAAATAGCTTTGGTGTAGCATCTGTAATTGTATCAGGCAAAACAGACGCTGTATTAATAGATGCTCAATTCACATTGGCAGATGCGGAAACAGTTGCACAAAAAATTAAAACATCGGGTAAAAACCTTAAAGCGATATATATATCACATAATGACCCTGATTTTTATTTCGGTCTGGAGGTTTTCAAAAGACATTTTCCCGGAGTAACTGCTTATGCAACTCCTAAAGTAGTAGACGCAATAGCACAAACGGCACAGAAAAAGCTGGATGTATGGGGTGGACAGCTGGGGGCAGCAGTAACCAGTAATGTAGTATTGCCACAGGTATTAAAAGGAAACAGTATTGAGCTGGAAGGTGAAAAACTGGAAATTACAGGTTTAGAAGACTTCCCGGCCAGAACATTTGTATATATTCCATCTGCAAAAGCAGTTGTTGGTGGTATCAATGTATTCGGAAACTCTTTCAATCTTTGGATGGCAGATGCGCAAACACCGGAAGCCCGTTCTAACTGGATTAAAGTACTGGATAAGATTATTGCATTAAAACCGTCAATAGTAATCCCTGTACACGGAAAATTGACTGATGCAACAGATTTAACATCTGTAAAACACACCAAAGATTATATTCTTTTCTATGAAGAAGCGCTAAAAACCAACAGTACTTCGGAAGCATTAATCAAAACGATCAAAGCAAAGTATCCTGCACTTACTTTTGAAACCGCCCTTCAGATTGGTGCGAAAGTGAACACCGGCGAAATGAAATGGTAA
- a CDS encoding Crp/Fnr family transcriptional regulator → MIEALHLNISRNIASSEADIAKFCNLFTSKSIKKKEFLLREGEVCKFEAFVTKGLFKIYHIDIKGAEQILYFGMEDWWLTDIDSFTNQAPSRLFIEAIEDSEVLLISKTDKDFAYENYPWVEKLFRIMTQKTHTTLQRRMIDNLSKTADQRYLDFIEKYPSLNQRLTNLQIAAYLGISHEFLSKIRRKTVIRK, encoded by the coding sequence ATGATAGAAGCACTCCATCTCAATATATCACGAAATATAGCAAGCTCTGAGGCAGATATAGCTAAGTTCTGTAATCTTTTTACGTCAAAATCGATTAAAAAGAAGGAATTCTTATTGCGGGAAGGTGAAGTATGTAAGTTTGAAGCCTTTGTAACAAAAGGTCTTTTTAAAATATACCATATTGATATTAAAGGAGCTGAGCAGATTTTATATTTCGGAATGGAAGACTGGTGGCTTACTGATATCGACAGCTTTACCAATCAAGCACCTTCCCGGCTTTTCATAGAAGCAATTGAAGACAGCGAAGTACTGTTAATCTCGAAAACGGACAAAGATTTTGCTTATGAAAATTACCCATGGGTAGAGAAGCTTTTCCGTATTATGACACAAAAAACACATACCACTTTGCAACGCAGGATGATAGATAACCTGAGTAAAACAGCCGATCAACGTTATCTGGATTTTATTGAAAAATACCCTTCACTTAATCAAAGACTCACAAATTTACAGATTGCGGCCTATCTTGGAATTAGTCACGAGTTTTTGAGTAAGATAAGAAGGAAGACAGTGATCCGTAAATAA
- a CDS encoding OmpA family protein, whose amino-acid sequence MKKMTTGVAIAAMSLFILSCNKKKAENSNATQDSVKTEEKNTSPTTSSTFNIDAVPVSDKNIGDFPFFNMPEGLVSQNKPIEKKYDKVFFPIGGVMTPFEGKVWKANVVVKEGSGEQWALPYFEKSFDEAITAVGGVKIFDGQITNEEYEKYSKQATNLGEDGDVGYAGENIKVYVIRRKDQGNIFIQLTGNSASGKINILQEEGFKQTITLVKSDEIKKQLDEKGKAVLHINFDTDKATLKPDGSDAVKEIVKVLNTDKTLKIAINGYTDNSGNADHNLKLSDARAQSVKGEITKAGIAEDRLSAKGFGQQSPIADNNTEEGKAQNRRVELIKK is encoded by the coding sequence ATGAAAAAAATGACAACCGGAGTTGCGATTGCAGCAATGTCTTTATTTATACTTTCCTGCAACAAGAAGAAAGCAGAGAATAGCAATGCAACACAGGATAGTGTAAAAACAGAAGAAAAAAATACTTCACCAACAACGTCTTCGACATTTAATATTGATGCCGTTCCTGTATCGGACAAAAATATTGGTGACTTTCCATTTTTCAATATGCCCGAAGGACTTGTTTCACAGAATAAACCTATAGAAAAGAAATATGATAAAGTATTTTTCCCGATAGGTGGTGTAATGACTCCGTTTGAAGGAAAAGTCTGGAAAGCAAATGTTGTTGTTAAAGAGGGAAGTGGTGAGCAATGGGCGCTGCCATATTTCGAGAAAAGCTTTGACGAAGCTATTACAGCAGTAGGTGGTGTTAAAATATTTGATGGCCAAATTACCAACGAAGAGTACGAAAAGTATAGCAAACAGGCAACAAACCTTGGTGAAGATGGTGATGTAGGATATGCCGGTGAAAATATTAAAGTCTATGTGATCAGACGTAAAGATCAGGGCAATATCTTTATTCAGTTAACAGGCAACAGTGCCAGCGGAAAAATTAATATTCTACAGGAAGAAGGTTTTAAACAAACTATTACTTTGGTAAAATCTGATGAGATAAAGAAGCAGCTTGATGAAAAAGGAAAAGCAGTACTTCATATTAATTTTGATACCGATAAGGCTACTTTGAAACCTGACGGATCCGATGCGGTAAAAGAAATTGTAAAAGTTCTGAACACAGATAAGACGTTAAAAATTGCCATCAATGGTTATACGGATAACTCTGGTAATGCTGACCACAATCTGAAACTTTCAGATGCAAGAGCTCAATCTGTGAAAGGGGAAATTACTAAGGCAGGTATTGCTGAAGATCGTTTATCAGCAAAAGGTTTTGGACAGCAAAGCCCAATAGCAGACAATAATACTGAGGAAGGAAAAGCCCAAAACAGAAGGGTGGAACTTATAAAGAAATAG
- a CDS encoding DUF2200 domain-containing protein: MNSHNERVYKMSFAGVYPHYIQKAEKKGRTKAEVDEIIFWLTGYNAKSLQQHIDQKTNFEDFFGQAPQINPDVSKITGVICGYRVEEIEDPLMQKVRYLDKLIDELAKGKSMEKILRK, from the coding sequence ATGAATAGTCATAACGAGAGAGTATACAAAATGTCCTTTGCCGGTGTATATCCGCATTATATTCAGAAAGCTGAAAAGAAAGGGAGAACAAAAGCTGAGGTAGATGAGATTATATTCTGGCTTACAGGTTATAATGCAAAAAGCTTACAGCAGCATATAGATCAGAAAACCAACTTCGAGGATTTTTTCGGCCAAGCACCACAGATTAATCCGGATGTATCAAAAATTACCGGAGTTATTTGTGGGTACAGGGTAGAGGAAATAGAAGACCCGTTGATGCAGAAAGTTCGTTATCTGGATAAGTTGATTGATGAACTGGCGAAAGGCAAGAGTATGGAAAAAATTTTGAGAAAGTAA
- a CDS encoding helix-turn-helix domain-containing protein: MLYLYILCLTGRQPNKYKWLLHFAPAILTYIYLISFFTLTPQEKIHVYEYGNTTYRFFRKIIMVIIILSGILYVVLSIMAVRQYKRQISDLYSNTEKINLNWSYYLITGIALIWIAVIIKNETLIFTLVSLFIIVTAYFGISRVGILEFTSKQSDAPEEKQAEQNDDIIAVKYQKNFAGENAIRDTYKKLTYQMEYEKLYKDPELNLNQVASLLDVHPNILSQTINSVENKNFYDYINQHRIEEFKRIVVLLENQKFTILSLAFESGFNSKTSFNRNFKKYMDCSPREYIKSQNLSQEQS, encoded by the coding sequence ATGTTGTATTTATATATTCTATGCCTTACAGGCCGGCAACCTAATAAATACAAATGGCTATTGCATTTTGCACCAGCTATTCTAACCTATATTTATCTTATCAGTTTTTTCACATTGACTCCTCAGGAGAAGATCCATGTATATGAATATGGTAATACCACCTACAGATTCTTCCGAAAAATTATCATGGTAATCATTATTTTATCCGGTATTTTGTATGTTGTACTCAGTATTATGGCAGTTCGCCAATACAAAAGACAAATATCCGACCTGTATTCCAATACTGAAAAAATTAATCTGAATTGGTCTTATTACCTCATCACAGGTATTGCGCTGATTTGGATCGCAGTAATTATAAAGAATGAAACGCTGATCTTTACCCTGGTAAGCTTATTCATAATTGTTACTGCTTATTTTGGAATCAGTCGTGTAGGTATTTTAGAATTTACGTCCAAACAATCTGATGCTCCCGAAGAAAAACAAGCCGAACAGAACGATGACATTATTGCTGTAAAATATCAGAAAAACTTTGCAGGAGAAAATGCAATACGGGACACCTATAAAAAGTTAACATATCAAATGGAATATGAAAAGCTGTATAAAGATCCGGAACTCAATTTGAATCAAGTGGCTAGTTTATTGGATGTTCATCCCAACATTCTCTCACAAACAATCAATTCTGTTGAAAACAAAAATTTCTACGACTATATAAACCAACATCGGATTGAAGAATTTAAGAGAATTGTGGTATTACTGGAGAATCAAAAGTTCACCATTCTTTCTTTAGCTTTTGAAAGTGGATTCAATTCCAAGACTTCCTTTAACCGGAATTTTAAAAAATATATGGATTGCTCACCAAGAGAGTATATAAAAAGTCAAAATCTCAGTCAGGAACAATCTTAG